The Brassica napus cultivar Da-Ae chromosome C7, Da-Ae, whole genome shotgun sequence genomic interval gaaaagatgTGAAAGAGCAAAGAATCTAACAGTACCAAAAAGTATCAACGAAAGTGGAATTACAGGTATAAATATCATAAAGAAGTAGcatatttttgtattgtttctttcggattgatttttgtttttttttctggcaaAGATAAAGTAAAAATCACGAAGATAACATCTATAGTATCATTCCTTTTGCAATTTTCTGTTGAAATGCTACCTGAATAACAAGTATATTGGgttatttactaaattaaatttatgtataaaaagtAGAGAAACTAGAATGCAAATGTATTTTCCATAAAATAGTGAATTTTTGGCACAAAAACCAAAAAGTATGTACTTAGATGAAAATATGGTCCAttataggttgtatttttataaagcAAGTAGATATCAATCGACGGTGGAGTTTTGAAATcaaacttttcttctttttgttaaaattaaaatagcgTAAATTGATTTAGGCACATATGTCATGGTCCCGAATGTGTATTAGTTCTAGATTTAGTAATACTTCACAAAATATAAGATAGTTTATGTATATTTAAGCATAATGATTACAAGAGCTAAATCTCTAAACTTTTGTAAGATAACATAACAAAAGCTAACACAAACATTGCAACCTAGTAAAAtgaattagaaattaaaagaaaatttagaagAAAACTATTAATcgcttattatatatatatatatatatttgttgtcTACAAATATTACAACACATTTTGCTACAGAATACACTGTTTTAACATAAAagtttatcagttttttttccCGTACCAAGTACGGGGCACAATACCAGTAGCTTTTATAAACAAGAATACATGGAGTTATTGATACACATCcatgaaaatatatatcattctataggaatataatagggcaaatctccaaaatagcacatttctaagtctatgtcacaaaaatagtcctcaaaaactaaaatgaccaaaatagcattttatcttttgaaaaatttaaattttttttatttttcaaaatttgaaatcttatcccagaatcccactccccaactctaaaccctaaaacctaaactctaaaccctaaaccctaaactttaaaccctaaaccctaaatcctaaaccccaccccttaactataaaccctaaaccctaaaccccacccctaaactctaaaccctaaaccctaaactctaaatcctaaaacctaaaccctaaatcctaaactccaccccttaactctaaaccctaatgtctaaattaatttaccattggggtataagtgtatatttatctcttttgataaaacattaagtgctattttggtcatttttattcttagatgctatatttgtgacaaaaacttttttagtgctatcctagtcaTTTTCTCAATATAATATAGTATTCCGTAGAGTTTGAAGATTCTAAAAAgttgattgattttttaatttatgtagaTTCTGCAAATGTATGTATTCTGATTTAGaaaatttagtaatttttaaagaatattaTAAGTTCTGAAAATTCTCAAACcaacaataaattttttttttttgaataataagaGATTTAAGTGGATTTTATAAGTTCTTAGACCaataatagtatattttgaaaattctcAAACCATATAACAGAATTTCATTCTGCTCCTACTAGGCCTTGGTTGGTGATTAGGTTGTAAGTCGGCATGCAGTTGCTATTTTCAATGCGCCAGAGTAATTTTGTTTGCTCGATTCTGAGTAGATTTCTGGTTGCAAGCTTACACCTTTTTGTGAATTAATTTAGTTTATCATTAGATATGGgataatttcatgtttacccttttcatggtaccattatttactttaccaccactaatgggatattttcaaaaatacattcttcattaagtggaaAAAGATTCTTATACATTtgttctctctatatatatatataataaataattatttaattaaataaaaaaataatttttttatgttttcgaattatactttttcaaattcaaactttttaataatttttttttgaattttttttcaaaaattctttttgaaaatcaaaaattatgtttgaaactattttttaaatttattttaaaattttttaagtatttgtttatatatttattaggttcctaaatttcacattctaaaAACTCTACCCCACctctcaactctaaatcctaagtctagattagttaacgcAAGAgaataaatgtcttttaccattcattaaaaatgaatgtaaaagtgattagtgtaaacatgaaagtggtactatgaatgtggtatttgtggcaatttctccATTAgacatgtcatatttttccttttaacctttttaaaaaattgcatGGTAAATTTTAAAAGCCTATAAGATTTTCACAAAATGTACACCATATATGAaaactttatttaaaaaatttagacaTAATGTCTCATTGTTTTTTCCTTTCAAATTTGTTCATGTAAACCATTATAGAACACATGTGTTACAATTAAAAAGATATGAAGGTCccaaaaaacagaaacaaagtatattccttaaaaaatatttccaaaacaatatttatattaaaaatattatttattaattctgAAAATGCATTCATCTTAAGGTCcccaaaaacagaaacaaattatattcctttctttcttttatttcgttctttttatgtttgtaaattttattttaatgatcagcaattgaaaatatttggtaCCCCCTGCCCTCTGGGGTTTATTCTGTGAAGTCAGGATAGGCGGCTGCTGCTGAGACCTCTCTACAAGGTCCTGCTTTCCCTTTGATTTCAACATCCTTGACCAGGCAAAAGTCGATTTAGAATGCCATTAGTTCTCCAAAGATGAAACTCCTATCTGGAAAATTTTCACAAAGCTCTACCTACTAGTTCCAATCTGCAAAAAAGGGTTTATTGCACAATAAAAAGTGTATTCGATGTGGTGAAATTGAGACTATATGATCAAATCTTCCTTCATTGTGAGTTGGGCTCTCAGGTTTGGAACAATTCACCTTTAAAACCCCCTTTCAATTCAACTGCTTGTTCTGTTGGTTAATTGGAGTTGTAATACGAAAAGTTGTGAATTATAAAATTGGATGATGATTGAATCGCCATACTTTCTTTAAAGAGTATTTCGACACTATTCTAAGCTTTTGGGTTACACGAAATCCCTTTATAGGATAAGACAATCAAAGTCTCATTCTTGTTCTAGGCTAAAATACAAGAATAAAAATTAGAGCTTTAATGCTTATATGTATTTGTTCAAAGATCTTTGATGATCTTTGAACAAtgaatctctttctctctctttctactAACTAGTTTCAGATTTTCTTGTGATTCAAGTTATCAAGTTATGATTTGACAATGCCAACAACTCCTTATATCGAATACTAAGGGTTGCAATAGTTAGCACCAATAGTTGCAACTATTAATACCAATAGTTGTAATGGTTAGGGAAATgtcacaatggttcatcacCAAAGACTTTAATCACCAACGATTACAGTAGTTTAACACCAAAGGTTGCAATGGTTTATCACTAATAGTCACAAACACAAACAATTGCAATTGTTCATCTAGACAATGCAATGCTTCACTTAAATGGTTGCAATGATACACTTAAATAACCAACATGTTCATCTTTCATCTCCGCTCTTGAAGCCTCTGCGCACTGGACCTGCCTTCCACCGACAGGTGTATCTGGAGATGTTTTCTCCTCGGTTGTATGGGCCATCTTGACCGCTCGTAACCAACTGATATTTGAATCAAGACATGCTTCTCCATCTGGAACGATTACAAGAGCAATCACATGAGCCCAAAAATTGAATTTGGCTCAGGTGGAGAAGTTTTCACCAATGTCCCCTGCAAAGATTCGATCGATGAATCAAACCTTCAACATTCCTCTGAACACTATCTACTATAATACTGATGCGGCGTGGAGGCAAGATAACCTATCAACAGGAATCAGATGGATCTTCAGCTTGAATGAATCTTCTGCTCTTACGCATGCCATTCACCCTGGCTAGACCAAAATGTGCCTTAGATCAGACTCCCTAGCGCTCATTAGAGCCGTCAATTCAAATTCAAACCGAAGAACCTCTATGGAGTCCTTTCAGATATCGGATCTCTATTATCttctttcagttttttttttgttttctttcattcCAAAGAAACAAAATGGGACCACCGACTCTATGGCAAAGGCCTCGTTTTGTAACTTGAACTCTTCTTGGACCTTGACTTAATTATCTTAGAGAAATATGGTAgttcaaaaaatatatctatttaaaataatttttatagttaatttttaataatataaatattttagaactGTAGGACACACCTTAGCGTTTTAcgtttcttatatattatttgagaaacattacaacattttagCTATAGCTATGACACATGGCATCACTAAAATGCTTCTCAAAGTTCTTACataaatatgttggtccatctaaatatatattatagttttcattaaactaatcataaaattaattaaattttttattataaaaatacaaatgatcataaaaataAGAGTAAAAGTTTCATTTAATGGATATTCAGAATAAGCTACACATATTAAacaatataccatataaaaaccctaaatattttaatttcacaaATTGCATTGAACAAGaattgagatcttaatattgAATTTTCTAAATTTGCAGTGAAATTTCAAGAACgactataaattttaaaattattaaaatctcacattgaaaattttgttatcaatgatttaaaattttgttataaataacaGAAATGATCATCAAACCATATGACTAGgaagtttcatttaatagatatgtatattaaagtatacaatatatctatattaatttcacttaaatttaattatatacaatataaaataaataaaaagttatttatGTGCTTGTgtcaatttaatagttaataGTTTctcaattattcaatatatatttattattttgttattttataatatgtaaaaatgcaaaataaataataatacataaaagtaatttgtatatataatgttcatgcTATGAATTTtgaggaggggggggggggacttGAGAGGTACTCAAATGTCTCTGTTTCCAACCACGCCGGTTCAGCAAATAGGTCGGCCCATACCAAGATATGACGAATTTGCAAGCAAGTCCAAAACTGGAATGTGTAGCATGACAATACAAAAAGCAAAAtgaaaaattacaaaacatagtGATTAGTCCATCCAAAAGTAGCTCGGAACGTGTGTGATTATAAGATTACAACACACTGATTCCTCAATAGGTATATACAATCTTCCCGCAACAACGTTTTCCATTTCATTTTCCTCAAAAGCCAAAGCAGCAACACTGTCAAtcacagaaacaaaaacaaaagacattgttaagaaaaaaactatttaaaatattttagaatcaGAAGCAATGAGCTTGAAGGAGAGTGTCTTACTCTGGAAGTCTTGGAAGGGTTATTACGGAAGTGAGGCGGAGTTCTTGAAGATCCTCCACTCACATTAGAGCTCCTCTCTTCACGGACTTTGTTGAAAATGTGTGTGTATCCATCAGCTGATGCCGGGTTATTCTCATCCCAATCACCAAACTTGGGCACCACCGTCACCTTTTCAGGCTAGAAAAACAGTTATAATGAGATCAAGACCGAACAAAGAAGATCAAAGATGACTATTGTTCTTACGCTTTCAACAGCTCTAAGGTTGGGTTTGGGCTTTGATCTTCCAATGCCatcatatgaatttttatgcAACGGTGACTTGTCATTACCATTGTTTTGAGAAGCCCTTCCTTGTCTTTTGTTATCAGCTTCTTTTGATGAACCACCAGCATCACCAATCTGCTTCAACTCGCTCTCTTCGGGGGTTCTCAACCTTTCACGCGATCTTCTAAGCGGTTCAACTTCCTCAGGTTTGGTTTTTGAAagaggtggaggaggaggaggaggagcttgAGACTGTGAATCCGAGTAATATTCCGGGTCGGTCGGGTTCACTACACTGCCGCCGGGAGCTCGAGCTCTATTGGCATTTTCAAAGTAAGCTGTGTAAGGAACATCCTCTTCCTGTTCCCAGTTTCCAAATTTGGGAACATTCGAACGCTCCTTGCAGCCACAAtgttaaaaacaattaatatcaGTTCAACAACAACAATGTAACTTGCAATAGGAAACAGAAGGGTAGAATCGTAATAAAGACCCTTAGAGAAACAATCAACAGAGACCAAGAAATAGCAAGAAGACAAGGTCTTTGCAGTTTCGTTGTAGGTAAGAAATGGAAACTCGACCAAAAAATGGCTAATTTCATTGTACGTATGGAAGCAGATTCAGAAGACAGAGCATAACTCTTTTCTTATCTTACAACAAGAATCATACAATTTATCAAGAAACAGATATGACTCGCTTTGTCCAAATCGTTACAAATAAAGGGTTTATGAGACTCAAGAAACCGAAACAATAAGAAGAACTCCAGAGAgtttacaaaagataaaaaacaCTTGAAGAAACTCACTGCCATGAGAGAAGCTCCAGAGAGATTGCAAAAGTGGTACCtttagaaagaaagagaaaagagaaaagagaaaaaaaaaaaaaaaaaaaaaaaaagaaaggagagagagagatgtgagAAGGAGGAGAATAaacgagaaagagagagagagagagaggagaagagaggTCTATC includes:
- the LOC106379304 gene encoding RPM1-interacting protein 4 — encoded protein: MAERSNVPKFGNWEQEEDVPYTAYFENANRARAPGGSVVNPTDPEYYSDSQSQAPPPPPPPLSKTKPEEVEPLRRSRERLRTPEESELKQIGDAGGSSKEADNKRQGRASQNNGNDKSPLHKNSYDGIGRSKPKPNLRAVESPEKVTVVPKFGDWDENNPASADGYTHIFNKVREERSSNVSGGSSRTPPHFRNNPSKTSRCCCFGF